In Streptomyces sp. SLBN-118, the following are encoded in one genomic region:
- a CDS encoding acetyl-CoA carboxylase biotin carboxylase subunit family protein, whose translation MAGTEELPLVLLLHSGVQKFREYLLSMAAGHSRIWLFLDTEPTWELPYLCGHTVVDLHDFAALRAAGRSVAARHTVAGVLSWNELLVEQSARLQRELGLPGSPPEAVALCRDKHGTRRALDAAGVPQARSVPVASAAEAQQAAARIGFPVVVKPRGLGASVGVSRAASPAEVTAAYITAGTVAMAGAPDFGGSVLVEEYLLGEEISIDAALLDGELTPLYLARKVCGYEPYFEEIAHSVDAADPLLDDPEVLDVLRSAHTAVGYHTGITHTELRLTEAGPKVIEINARLGGDLIPLVASFACRVDPGQWAVAIACGGTLPPPERRSGCAAVRFLYPEQDCVAAGVEVDAAALPASAVRAQALAEPGQELLLPPAGHIMSRYAYVLVTGHSADMCRIEADKAAHAVRLSTA comes from the coding sequence GTGGCCGGTACAGAGGAACTTCCGCTGGTCCTCCTTCTGCACAGTGGCGTGCAGAAATTCCGCGAATACCTCCTGTCGATGGCCGCGGGCCATTCCCGTATCTGGCTGTTCCTGGACACCGAGCCCACGTGGGAGCTGCCGTATCTGTGCGGCCACACCGTGGTCGACCTCCATGATTTCGCCGCTCTGCGGGCCGCGGGCCGATCCGTGGCTGCCCGCCACACGGTGGCCGGGGTGCTGTCCTGGAACGAGCTGCTGGTGGAGCAGAGTGCCCGGCTGCAACGGGAGTTGGGCCTGCCGGGTTCCCCGCCCGAGGCCGTGGCGCTGTGCCGCGACAAGCACGGCACCCGGCGGGCCCTCGATGCCGCGGGCGTGCCCCAGGCCCGCTCCGTCCCGGTGGCGTCAGCGGCCGAGGCTCAGCAGGCCGCGGCCCGCATCGGCTTCCCGGTCGTCGTCAAGCCCCGCGGTCTGGGAGCCAGTGTCGGAGTGAGCCGGGCCGCATCGCCCGCAGAGGTCACGGCGGCGTACATCACAGCGGGAACGGTGGCGATGGCCGGCGCGCCGGACTTCGGTGGGAGCGTCCTGGTCGAGGAGTACCTGCTCGGCGAGGAGATCAGCATCGACGCGGCACTGCTGGACGGCGAGCTGACCCCGCTCTACCTCGCCCGCAAAGTCTGCGGATATGAGCCGTACTTCGAGGAGATCGCGCACAGCGTCGACGCCGCTGATCCGCTGCTGGACGATCCCGAGGTGCTGGACGTTCTGCGCAGCGCGCACACGGCGGTGGGCTACCACACGGGGATCACCCACACCGAACTCAGACTCACCGAGGCCGGACCGAAGGTGATCGAGATCAACGCCCGCCTCGGTGGCGATCTCATTCCCCTGGTGGCCTCGTTCGCCTGCCGGGTGGACCCGGGCCAGTGGGCCGTCGCGATCGCCTGCGGCGGCACGCTCCCGCCACCCGAGCGCCGCAGCGGTTGCGCCGCGGTCCGCTTCCTCTACCCCGAACAGGACTGTGTGGCCGCCGGCGTGGAGGTGGACGCGGCGGCGCTGCCCGCGTCCGCGGTACGGGCGCAGGCGCTGGCCGAGCCGGGGCAGGAACTGCTGTTGCCGCCCGCCGGGCACATCATGAGCCGCTACGCCTATGTGCTTGTCACCGGGCATAGCGCCGACATGTGCCGGATCGAGGCCGACAAGGCGGCTCACGCCGTGCGCCTGAGCACCGCGTGA